The following are encoded in a window of Saccharothrix longispora genomic DNA:
- a CDS encoding 4-hydroxy-3-methylbut-2-enyl diphosphate reductase has product MDKRVLLAKPRGYCAGVDRAVVTVEKALEQYGAPVYVRKEIVHNKHVVETLSARGAIFVDETDQVPEGALVVFSAHGVSPAVHEEAAERSLRTIDATCPLVTKVHNEAKRFAREDYDILLIGHEGHEEVEGTYGEAPSHIQLVDTAEDVDKVVVRDPSKVVWLSQTTLSVDETMVRVRQLQDRFPDLQEPPSDDICYATSNRQTAVKTMAPECDLVLVVGSKNSSNSVRLVEVALQAGARASYLVDYAREVDEAWLEGVTTVGVTSGASVPDILVMDLLKWLAERGYGQVEEITTANEKIAFALPRELRKDMVR; this is encoded by the coding sequence ATGGACAAGCGAGTGCTCCTGGCCAAGCCGCGTGGCTACTGCGCCGGCGTGGACCGCGCCGTCGTGACCGTCGAGAAGGCGCTGGAGCAGTACGGCGCGCCGGTCTACGTGCGCAAGGAGATCGTCCACAACAAGCACGTCGTCGAGACGCTGTCCGCGCGCGGCGCGATCTTCGTCGACGAGACCGACCAGGTGCCCGAGGGAGCCCTGGTGGTGTTCTCCGCGCACGGCGTGTCGCCGGCCGTGCACGAGGAGGCGGCCGAGCGCTCGCTGCGCACCATCGACGCCACGTGCCCGCTGGTCACGAAGGTCCACAACGAGGCCAAGCGGTTCGCGCGCGAGGACTACGACATCCTCCTCATCGGCCACGAGGGCCACGAGGAGGTCGAGGGCACCTACGGCGAGGCGCCGTCCCACATCCAGCTGGTCGACACCGCCGAGGACGTCGACAAGGTCGTGGTGCGCGACCCGTCCAAGGTGGTGTGGCTGTCGCAGACCACGCTGTCGGTCGACGAGACCATGGTGCGCGTGCGGCAGCTCCAGGACCGGTTCCCGGACCTCCAGGAGCCGCCGTCGGACGACATCTGCTATGCCACGTCCAACCGGCAGACCGCGGTGAAGACGATGGCGCCCGAGTGCGACCTGGTGCTGGTCGTGGGGTCGAAGAACTCGTCCAACTCGGTGCGGCTGGTCGAGGTCGCGCTCCAGGCGGGCGCGCGGGCGTCGTACCTGGTCGACTACGCCCGCGAGGTCGACGAGGCGTGGCTGGAGGGCGTGACGACGGTCGGCGTGACGTCGGGCGCGTCGGTGCCGGACATCCTCGTGATGGACCTGCTGAAGTGGCTCGCCGAGCGCGGCTACGGGCAGGTCGAGGAGATCACGACGGCGAACGAGAAGATCGCCTTCGCCCTGCCGCGCGAGCTGCGCAAGGACATGGTGCGCTGA
- a CDS encoding sugar ABC transporter substrate-binding protein has protein sequence MPNPAREPTFLPLTMAAAGESGDEGARAVRDRAESADRAAADCWLSLVAGCTSGRQALITSLHDLSEATCGYAGLRWWLGHGSLHRRRVSDAEHRIDDAVREGDGAEFAEAFIGYDQAVATVVVHVQNRLGKSVT, from the coding sequence GTGCCGAACCCGGCACGTGAGCCCACGTTCCTGCCCTTGACGATGGCCGCCGCGGGCGAGTCCGGCGACGAGGGCGCCCGCGCGGTGCGCGACCGGGCCGAGTCGGCCGACCGGGCCGCGGCCGACTGCTGGCTGTCCCTGGTGGCGGGCTGCACGTCGGGCCGCCAGGCGTTGATCACCAGCCTGCACGACCTGTCCGAGGCGACGTGCGGCTACGCGGGCCTGCGCTGGTGGCTCGGGCACGGCTCGCTGCACCGGCGGCGGGTGTCCGACGCCGAGCACCGCATCGACGACGCGGTGCGCGAGGGCGACGGCGCGGAGTTCGCCGAGGCGTTCATCGGCTACGACCAGGCCGTGGCCACGGTCGTGGTGCACGTCCAGAACCGATTGGGGAAGTCAGTCACGTGA
- a CDS encoding DUF1883 domain-containing protein, whose amino-acid sequence METALLLWSLTRPAPKWHLTWGRGNSDVRYAAGRPSRLWRTDAFRQPGGMAARVALAGPAVNVRLVDDRNFARLMKGKRYAYVGGNAVESPIDLVVPWSGNWRFVVDTGYDPGRPTVGVRWRAEQLPPVRTRVLEPERRLGIVHHAPREDGGRDTGRDVFISHASEDTDEVARPLAEALMELGVSVWLDELDLHLGDPLQECIDRGIARSRFSVVVVSESFFHKSWTKAEYQALVVRHIEGRQVMLPVWHRVTKDQVAEWSPLQTRVKVATTGESGIGEIALRIAAVVRRGEARPVEDGGRPDVGLVDQ is encoded by the coding sequence GTGGAAACCGCATTGCTGCTGTGGTCGCTCACGCGACCCGCGCCGAAGTGGCACCTGACGTGGGGACGCGGGAACAGCGATGTCCGGTACGCGGCGGGGAGGCCCAGCCGGCTGTGGCGCACCGACGCGTTCCGGCAACCCGGCGGAATGGCCGCGCGCGTGGCGTTGGCGGGCCCGGCGGTGAACGTGCGCCTGGTCGACGACCGCAACTTCGCGCGCCTGATGAAGGGCAAGCGGTACGCCTACGTCGGCGGCAACGCCGTGGAGTCCCCGATCGACCTGGTGGTCCCGTGGTCCGGGAACTGGCGGTTCGTGGTCGACACCGGCTATGACCCCGGCAGGCCGACGGTCGGCGTGCGGTGGCGCGCCGAGCAGTTGCCGCCGGTGCGGACCAGGGTGCTGGAGCCGGAGCGCCGGTTGGGGATCGTCCACCACGCGCCCCGCGAGGACGGCGGGCGCGACACCGGGCGCGACGTGTTCATCTCCCACGCGAGCGAGGACACCGACGAGGTCGCCCGACCGCTGGCCGAGGCGCTCATGGAACTCGGCGTCTCGGTGTGGCTGGACGAGTTGGACCTCCACCTCGGCGATCCGCTCCAGGAGTGCATCGACCGGGGAATCGCGCGCAGCCGGTTCAGCGTCGTCGTCGTGTCGGAGTCGTTCTTCCACAAGAGCTGGACGAAGGCGGAGTACCAGGCGCTGGTCGTGCGGCACATCGAGGGGCGGCAGGTCATGCTCCCCGTGTGGCACCGGGTCACGAAGGACCAGGTCGCCGAGTGGAGCCCGCTGCAAACGCGCGTGAAAGTGGCCACGACCGGCGAATCCGGCATCGGGGAGATAGCACTGCGGATCGCCGCCGTGGTCCGGCGCGGCGAAGCCCGCCCCGTCGAGGACGGAGGCCGGCCCGACGTGGGGCTGGTGGACCAGTAG
- the xseA gene encoding exodeoxyribonuclease VII large subunit → MSDEKSSPENPWPVRTVARKIFDWINRLGDVWVEGQVTQLSARPGTSTAFLTLRDPSVDMSMQLTAPVGLVRELGLTEGGRVVVHGKPNFFPNRGTLSLRVDEIRQVGIGELLARIERLRKLLNAEGLFDPRRKRRPPFLPNKIGLITGRASAAERDVLTNAHARWPGARFRVVNVAVQGASAVPEILTALATLDRDPEVDVVVLARGGGSVEDLLPFSDEALCRAVSQCRTPVLSAIGHEPDTPLVDHVADVRCSTPTDAGKRVVPDVAEEAERVRQMRDRSRRALHGWVDRERKLLAALRTRPALADPHGPLDRRAQEVDQLRERVRRAIRNRLDSETAGLVATAARLTTLGPAATLARGYAVVQLVTPDGVDGVLRSAAQAPAGTHLRVRVADGAVHAVVGPGGRMDGGRVEGPGGGVEEGGGGAEPGT, encoded by the coding sequence GTGAGCGACGAGAAGTCCAGTCCCGAGAACCCGTGGCCGGTGCGGACGGTCGCGCGCAAGATCTTCGACTGGATCAACCGGCTCGGCGACGTGTGGGTGGAGGGCCAGGTCACGCAGCTGAGCGCGCGGCCGGGCACGTCGACGGCGTTCCTGACCCTCCGCGACCCGTCGGTGGACATGTCCATGCAGCTCACGGCCCCGGTGGGGCTGGTGCGCGAGCTGGGGCTGACCGAGGGCGGCCGGGTGGTGGTGCACGGCAAGCCCAACTTCTTCCCCAACCGGGGGACGCTGAGCCTGCGCGTGGACGAGATCCGGCAGGTCGGCATCGGCGAGCTGCTGGCCCGCATCGAGCGGCTGCGCAAGCTGCTGAACGCGGAGGGCCTGTTCGACCCGCGGCGCAAGCGGAGGCCGCCGTTCCTGCCGAACAAGATCGGCCTGATCACCGGCCGGGCGTCGGCGGCCGAGCGGGACGTGCTGACGAACGCGCACGCCCGCTGGCCGGGCGCCCGGTTCCGCGTGGTGAACGTGGCCGTGCAGGGCGCGTCGGCGGTGCCGGAGATCCTGACCGCGCTCGCGACCCTGGACCGCGACCCCGAGGTGGACGTGGTGGTGCTGGCGCGCGGCGGCGGCAGCGTCGAGGACCTGCTGCCGTTCTCGGACGAGGCGCTGTGCCGGGCGGTGTCGCAGTGCCGCACGCCGGTGCTGTCGGCGATCGGGCACGAGCCGGACACGCCGCTGGTCGACCACGTGGCGGACGTGCGCTGCTCCACGCCGACCGACGCGGGCAAGCGGGTCGTGCCGGACGTCGCGGAGGAGGCCGAGCGCGTCCGGCAGATGCGCGACCGCAGCCGCCGCGCCTTGCACGGGTGGGTGGACCGGGAGCGGAAGCTGCTGGCCGCGCTGCGCACCCGACCCGCGCTCGCGGACCCGCACGGGCCGCTGGACCGGCGCGCCCAGGAGGTGGACCAGCTGCGCGAGCGGGTCCGCCGGGCGATCCGCAACCGCCTCGACTCGGAGACCGCCGGGCTGGTGGCGACCGCGGCGCGCTTGACGACCCTCGGACCTGCCGCCACGCTGGCCCGCGGGTACGCCGTGGTGCAGCTCGTCACACCCGACGGGGTGGACGGCGTGCTCCGTTCGGCGGCCCAGGCGCCGGCGGGTACCCACCTGCGGGTGCGCGTGGCCGACGGGGCCGTGCACGCGGTCGTCGGCCCCGGTGGCCGGATGGACGGTGGCCGGGTGGAAGGCCCCGGCGGTGGGGTGGAGGAAGGAGGCGGTGGTGCCGAACCCGGCACGTGA
- a CDS encoding ABC transporter ATP-binding protein produces MGPAGSSTTSTATPSGTAPSAVPGTTLIGVENVATPRWARRRSGETSVSLGKALRSLPAAVAMVSRVAWRTSPRLTVLAGVVHVLSGCVTAFGLLATADVFSALLRDEPTPDRLVQALPALAVVIGSFVVRALLDTAVSAVESSLRPRVTRAANDEVTAVLVRAELLAFEDADFRELARQGGRRGVRSLETSLRYLAALLSGGISLVAAVVTVAVLNPWLAPALLLAAFANAWAAARASKMRYEHFLGSVTRNTRKGVVEEVATERDFALERHALTLQEQLLAEHRRISDSLVVDEIRMAHRTNLVGLVGRALAGVGTGAAYLVLGLLLHTGAMELALAGTAVLAMRTGFSSLASTTRAVNSLYEDSFYIDFYKKLLVEGAERAQGRRVRGGSPTTAPADPELITLDGVSFTYPGAPKPALRDVDLTVARGEVIALVGENGSGKTTLGKVLTGLYPASSGAVRWDGVDLAEADPTSVHSSIAVIAQDPAQWPMTARNNVTVGRLGRDDERAYEEAVVKSGADEVLATLPAGPDTVLSRQFNDGQDLSGGQWQRMGIARGMFRDAAVLVADEPTAALDAKAEARVFEGLREATASRTTILVTHRLANIRNADRIVVLDQGRVVEQGTHEELMALRGHYHELFELQASAYRGGLLAPAAEWTAEQTTE; encoded by the coding sequence ATGGGTCCAGCCGGGTCGAGCACCACCAGTACCGCCACGCCGAGCGGCACCGCGCCGAGCGCCGTGCCGGGCACCACGCTGATCGGCGTCGAGAACGTCGCCACGCCCAGGTGGGCGCGCCGGCGCTCCGGCGAGACGTCCGTGAGCCTCGGCAAGGCGCTGCGCAGCCTGCCGGCGGCGGTGGCGATGGTGTCGCGCGTCGCGTGGCGCACCTCGCCCCGCCTCACCGTCCTCGCGGGCGTCGTGCACGTCCTCTCGGGCTGCGTCACGGCGTTCGGCCTGCTCGCCACGGCCGACGTGTTCTCCGCCCTCCTGCGCGACGAGCCGACCCCCGACCGGCTGGTGCAGGCGCTGCCCGCGCTCGCCGTCGTGATCGGCTCGTTCGTCGTGCGCGCCCTGCTGGACACGGCCGTGTCCGCGGTCGAGAGCAGCCTGCGCCCCCGCGTCACGCGAGCCGCCAACGACGAGGTCACCGCCGTCCTCGTGCGGGCCGAGCTGCTGGCGTTCGAGGACGCCGACTTCCGCGAGCTGGCCCGGCAGGGCGGGCGGCGGGGCGTGCGGTCGCTGGAGACCAGCCTCCGCTACCTGGCCGCGCTGCTGTCCGGCGGCATCTCGCTGGTCGCGGCGGTGGTGACGGTCGCGGTGCTCAACCCGTGGCTGGCCCCGGCGCTGCTGCTGGCGGCCTTCGCGAACGCCTGGGCGGCGGCCCGCGCCTCCAAGATGCGCTACGAGCACTTCCTCGGCTCGGTCACCCGCAACACGCGCAAGGGCGTCGTCGAGGAGGTCGCCACCGAGCGGGACTTCGCGCTCGAACGGCACGCGCTGACCCTCCAGGAGCAGCTGCTCGCGGAGCACCGGCGGATCTCCGACAGCCTCGTCGTGGACGAGATCCGCATGGCGCACCGCACGAACCTGGTCGGCCTGGTCGGGCGGGCGCTGGCGGGCGTCGGCACGGGCGCCGCCTACCTCGTGCTGGGCCTGCTGCTGCACACCGGCGCGATGGAGCTGGCGCTGGCCGGCACGGCGGTGCTCGCCATGCGCACCGGGTTCTCGTCGCTGGCGAGCACGACCCGCGCCGTGAACAGCCTGTACGAGGACTCGTTCTACATCGACTTCTACAAGAAGCTGCTGGTCGAGGGCGCGGAACGGGCCCAGGGGAGGCGGGTGCGGGGCGGTTCGCCGACCACCGCGCCCGCGGACCCGGAGCTGATCACCCTGGACGGGGTCTCGTTCACCTACCCGGGAGCGCCGAAGCCCGCGCTGCGGGACGTGGACCTGACCGTGGCGCGGGGCGAGGTGATCGCGCTGGTCGGCGAGAACGGCTCCGGCAAGACGACCCTGGGCAAGGTGCTGACCGGCCTGTACCCGGCATCGTCGGGCGCGGTGCGGTGGGACGGCGTGGACCTCGCGGAGGCGGACCCGACGTCGGTGCACTCGTCGATCGCGGTGATCGCGCAGGACCCGGCGCAGTGGCCGATGACCGCGCGGAACAACGTGACGGTGGGCCGGTTGGGGCGCGACGACGAGCGCGCCTACGAGGAGGCGGTCGTGAAGTCCGGGGCCGACGAGGTGCTCGCGACCCTGCCCGCCGGTCCGGACACGGTGCTGTCCCGGCAGTTCAACGACGGCCAGGACCTCTCCGGCGGCCAGTGGCAGCGCATGGGGATCGCGCGCGGCATGTTCCGCGACGCCGCGGTCCTGGTGGCCGACGAGCCGACGGCCGCCCTGGACGCCAAGGCCGAGGCCCGCGTCTTCGAGGGCCTGCGCGAGGCGACGGCGAGCCGCACGACGATCCTCGTCACGCACCGCCTGGCGAACATTCGCAACGCCGACCGCATCGTCGTGCTCGACCAGGGCCGCGTGGTCGAGCAGGGCACGCACGAGGAGCTGATGGCCCTGCGCGGCCACTACCACGAGCTGTTCGAGCTCCAGGCGTCCGCGTACCGGGGCGGCCTGCTCGCCCCCGCCGCCGAATGGACCGCTGAGCAGACCACCGAATAG
- a CDS encoding exodeoxyribonuclease VII small subunit: protein MSEQGYEQARDELVEVVRRLEAGGLSLEESLALWERGEALAKTCEQRLAGARERIDQALSVTEEDVAQP, encoded by the coding sequence GTGAGCGAGCAGGGCTACGAGCAGGCCAGGGACGAACTGGTGGAGGTGGTCCGCCGGTTGGAGGCGGGCGGCCTGTCACTGGAGGAGTCGCTGGCGCTGTGGGAACGCGGCGAGGCCCTGGCGAAGACCTGCGAACAGCGGTTGGCGGGCGCCCGCGAGAGGATCGATCAAGCTCTCAGTGTGACCGAGGAGGACGTCGCTCAGCCCTGA
- a CDS encoding lipid droplet-associated protein — MKPLPLPVRLAAGLAVTAVEQARKLPQQLAGLPVTVVSEALQLSMRVQQTVTELAIKGDDALSVLRPVDDEPEWATFDEDEPDDPADDLGGPDDDGDPWAREERALAAEPPAALPDYDALTLPQLRAKLRSLTAEELEQLLAHERTHAARPEFTGMLTRRLANLKDR; from the coding sequence ATGAAGCCACTGCCGTTGCCCGTCCGCCTCGCCGCGGGACTGGCGGTCACCGCCGTCGAGCAGGCCAGGAAGCTGCCGCAGCAACTCGCGGGGCTGCCGGTCACCGTGGTCAGCGAGGCGTTGCAGCTGTCCATGCGGGTCCAGCAGACGGTGACGGAACTCGCAATCAAGGGTGACGACGCGTTGTCCGTGCTCCGGCCGGTGGACGACGAGCCGGAGTGGGCGACGTTCGACGAGGACGAGCCGGACGACCCCGCCGACGACCTGGGCGGGCCGGACGACGACGGCGACCCGTGGGCGCGGGAGGAGCGGGCGCTGGCCGCCGAGCCGCCCGCCGCGCTGCCGGACTACGACGCGCTGACGCTGCCGCAGCTGCGGGCGAAGCTGCGCTCGCTGACCGCCGAGGAGCTGGAGCAGCTGCTGGCGCACGAGCGCACGCACGCCGCGCGGCCGGAGTTCACCGGGATGCTGACCCGGCGCCTCGCGAACCTGAAGGACCGGTGA